The nucleotide sequence TGCTGTCACTATTGGGGTACCTTTCATATGATCATATTAAGTTGGAGAAGACTAgtctttattttttttttcgaaGGGACGAAATACTAATTCACGTGCGCATCGATGGTGTTGCAAACAATCACTTGCAATAGAAAGAGATGCCACACGATAGGGTAAAGACTGAGCATGCATAGGGTTTGCATTACATCAAAGACGGGGCTACTGGGTTTAATATGACTTGGGAATTAATCCAGAATGAAATACACCGAAGGCCGAACCCTTGTGGAGGCTACACCAGTGTCTTACcaaaatttgatgttgCTAAGTCAACTGCAACTCTATAGatccaaaaagaaatttgattgacTTAGAAGCATGTCAGGAGAGTCATTTCATAGGTTCGACCCACTCCCAGCTCCTTTGACAATCATCAAAgtccaaatttttcaatcctCGGTGCAGTTTGTTGCGTTTGATTCCCAAGCATAACTGTGAATAGAAGTGGAGAGGCTCGTATCTACTTATTGTTCTTATGATTGTGTTTGCATATCAATCTACTCGGGTTTATATTGTGTCGCAATCGGAgttaaagaaaattgtGGTTGAGGTAATTCACAGAAACATAACAAAAACATAACAAAAACataacaaaaacaacaaaaagtGCACCTAATATTCTATATACCTTTATTATTAACAACTAACCGTGGGTGGTTGGCTCCATCCAACTCTACCCCGTGATACACAGCTTTATTATTTTCCCTCATAGAATCCGATCGTAGAAAAGCAGGTTGCCGCGTAAAGCTGATGTGGGGTTTCCAAgaagttacacaaaacGTTGCTAAAAATTTCACAGTATAAATGAAACTCTGTCTATATCTGTATAGTCATCAACCATATATAAAGCATATTTCAACCGCACTCAAGTTAACTATATTGGCATTTTGCAAAGTGTCATACCATTCCATAACATCAGGTAAATTAATAACTACACACTATGTTGATGGTAACTGCGGGGGAAAACCCTCGTCCAGATTTCGAAGAGTCTTTACGAGTTGTTAAAATAGATGACACTCATTATATTGGTGCACACTGTTTAAGAAAACCCGTTGCAATGGCCAGAGGTATTTATGGAGGACATATGATTGCTCAGTCTTTATTAGTTGCTATAGAGTCGACGAGATCGGAAACGACTAATGAAGTAATGATTCCAGATTCTTATCAttcatttttcatcaatgcaGGAAATAACAAGACACCTATGGAGTATGAAGTATTGAAACtatatgatgatgagtttaTTAGCAAAAGATCCATTGTTGTGTCGCAACACGGAAAGAATAGGCTTACATGTGTGGTAATATTGAGGAAACAAGGAACAAAACCATTGCacaagattgatgaaagtaTTCCACCACCAGAAATTCAAACCAAATATCCTGATCCTGATAAATTGCATCAAGTCCAACATACCGATTTTTGCAGAAATGcgtttgatgatgactttGTGGACCATAAAAGAACTCCTGAGGAGAATAAGCTACATTTCGCTGAGCGTTGGGTATCTGTCTTTACCGGGTTAAAAAATATTCCAGAACCAGGCACCAAATATGACAAGGTGAAGGATGCTCTACCAGATGCTTTGGGTAACGTGCACAGCTTTGAGCTTGATATCCTTCGACCCAAGAACTCACAATCGATGAAGGATCCAATATACAACTATGTCGGACTTGGAGAGATTTCTGATAGTAGTTTCATCACAACAATGGCTCGTGTATTGCACATTCCTTGGGCCCCATCAATAGAAACAGGTAAAGAGTACGATCCTGATCGAGATGCAACATATTTAATGAGATCATCATTGAATGCACTCCACATCTTGCATTATAACGCAATGTCATTAGACCATCACATATATTTTCACAATATTGATTATGAGCCTACAGATGGTTCAGGGTTCGACATTTGTAAAGATTGGTTAGCATTCACTTATCAGATGAAGAGATATAGTAACAGTAGAGTGCTTGCTCGTGGTTATATGTTTAATGAAAACAGAAAATGTGTCGCAACGGTTATTCAAGAAGGATTGGCAATTCTATTAGACGGGGTTGCATCGACAGCAGATAGATCGCATTTATAACTTATTTAGAACAAATTTAGAAGATACTTATTTCAGATATAAGCATGTGTATTCTGGTGAAACTGTAGCTTAAAATAACGATAAATTTTATCTACTGCAAGTGAACTTTATGttgctttcaaaatttcacaTGGCGTCCCATGCACGATTACctaaaaaaatttatctAAACTCCGAAGGATTTAAGAAGTGACCAAATTCTATTACATATACGAGATGAGGTAATCATTTTATTGCCATTTGTATATCCTGTGAAACTTTATGTTCTGAAGGAAAACGGTGCAGAGAGAGAAGGGAAGACTGAAGTCGTATACACAGAGAGCTCGGATCCTTAATACTTAGAGGTTGGATCAAATGAAACGTCACCAAGTGAAGCTAATCTGTCTTCATACAGACACGCTTTAATAAACAAACCCTTGGTATATATTTTATGTATGTTACTTCATATGCATGCAACTGATAAGCATTGCAGCTAGCACCTGACTAACATGTGATCTCTGCGAAAGTCCTACAACCAGAAGCACCACcataaaaaaaaagacaaatCTTAAATGACTGCTGTAACTTAAGCTCTAACACACAAGAGAGGAGAGCCAGTTTCTACTCTTATTCTTCTCCTCTGATCCCGAAAGTCCCACTCTTCTAAAACAGAAAAGCttaatttgttcaagaaaagaaaaaaggaaaatatTATTTTGGCCTCGGTCGAAATTAAGTTTGGAGTTACAAAATTACAGCTCCATCGGTTTTCTATAAATATCAAATGACTTACCTTTCTTAATCTACAACTGAATTCTGGAAACACTTGTTATATGATCATAGACACGCAGAAATGACCACACCATTAGAAAAATTAAGAAACGATGTCTACAAAGACGACAAAGTGGGGAAAATAGAAGCCAAAACCTCAGTTAAACTCATTTCAGAAGAAGGCAACAAAATGATCTATGAGGGAAACTATCCCGTAGAACCATACAAAGAAGGAGCTAGAGGTACTTATGGTGGAGATTTTATTGCCCAAGGTCTTAACGTCGCTTGGGAATCTATTGGAAGACCCGATTTTCAACCTCATTCAATCCATTCGTATTTTGTTAAAGCTGGTTCAAAAGATAGTGTTCTTAGATGGGAAGTTATCAAAGTTTCCGATTCAAGGAATTTCTCAAATAGAATTGCTCTTgcttatcaacaacatacGAATCAATTGTGTTTTACTTTGCAATGTTCATTCACTAGAGATAATCATCTTGATAAAAGACAAGCTGATCATCAAAAATTGGTTGCTTCTGGAGCTGAAGTCAAGTCAGTACCGTTTCAATTCAAGAGAAATCCCAACcccaaatttttcaaatataaagatgatattgaagatcTTCTTTATTTTGAGCATACAAATGGAAATATTGCTCATGCTATTCCCAGGGAAATTTTTCGCAAGACCAGGAATTTCAACATGAATAGAATCGGTGACGAGGAACTTGGATTTTATGTCAAGTTTTTGGATGATTATAATTTGGGTACGGACTACGTTAGACAGTCATTTTTGGGGTTGGCTTTTGCTTCAGATTCATTATGGTTGGCAACTCTTGTGAAGGCACTTGGACTACCTGTGACTCTGAAGGATGCTGACTTTTTTCGCGTCAGTTTAGACCACTCGTTATATTTCCACGACTTAAACTTCGATTCAAGCTCGTGGCTTTATGTTGATTACAGATTTTTGTCCATGGGTAATAATAGAATCTTGGCGGTGGTCAATTTTTATACGTTAGAGGGTAAAGCCATTTGTACTGCTGTTCAAGAAGCTTATGGATTTTTACCAGGTGAGTTGGTGGAGAAGTCAAGGAAACTTCACGAACAGTATAATGGGGAGAATAGTCGACaacaagttgcaaaattgtgagttgatgaaaatttcttATTACATTACAAGAGGgtatattcaattgttaTTGCTTATTTATGGCTATATTTATAAACTATTCATTTCGTCTTATTAACAAAGTGTAGTTAGAATACTTCGTGTTTTCCgcttcaaattcaactgaTTAGGTTCTACTAGCTTTCCGTAATGACGGTTCTATTGTTCCATGTGCGGATTCAAAAACCCTCTGTGCTTTTGTGTAGCATCCCCACGAAAAGAAGCAACCTCGGTACAATAAATCACATTCGAACttgacaaaattttatcaaaactATTTTAAAATGCAATTGCAAACCACAGTTACTTCAAGAACACAACAAGAGCCAAAGTCCAATTATGCCAGAAGTTACAGCAGAGAGAGTATTACGACCATTGGATGCAAAAGCTGcatttgatgttgttcAAATAGACAAGCAAACTTATCGTGGTGTTAAGCCATTGAGGAAACCAGGCAAGGAAGTGAGAGGAGTGTACGGGGGAAACATTGTAGCACAATCTATTCTTGTTGCAATGAGGTCTGCACCAGGATACACACCAAACTCCGTTCATTCGCATTTCCTAAAAGCTGTTAATGAGAATAGTCCAttaatttggaaaattgaagatataTCCTCCGGTAAATCATTTGCTACAAGAAAAATTCTTGCATATCAAGATGATGTTGCCGTATTCACCGCAATTATTTCTTTAACTACTAAGAATTCAACTTCTAAAACGGGCCACAAGGACAATACAAAGATGGAGTATAGTGTCCCACCAGGAAAAACATTATCAACTCAAAGTCTTAAAGGTGAACCACTGGCATATGCATCACTACCTTTATTCGTATACCAGAAGTTTTACGAAGAACAAAAGGATAAAGATACCTATGCTTTCCAGCTAAGATGGGGTATTAAAGatgatccaaattttcatcaagaacTTCAAAATGTAACGCCAGAATTTAAATATGTTGGTCTTACTGTTTTAACCGATTGGGTGGGTGTTGAGTTATTAGTACCACATGTGGGTATTGAAACTCCACcgaaatttgaaacttcaattgatcataaTATTTATTATCATGAAGACGATTTTGATATAGATCAATGGTTTCTGTATGTTTTAAGATTTAAATGGATTGGAAATGATAGAGCATTGGTTAAGGCTGATTTGTACACAGAAGATAATAAGCATGTCGTGAGCATTGTACAAGAGAGGTTGTATGTGACTAGTTCCAAATTATGAAGGAACCGAGTTTGAGGTTAGGGAGGTGTCGTTCGTTTGCTGTATAGACATTAAATATTCATTAGACTTTTGATCACGGTAATACGGATGTGTAGCTGTTGTAAAAAGCGTATACGATGGTAGCTAATggtgttttatttttgcaTATCAACATGCGGTGTTTACAGGGTAATAGTACCGATTCAATTTCTGTTAGTTTTTTATTCATTGACTGAATCCCCACGTTTTCAAACTAATTCAATATCTTAGAGTTACACGTTTTGGGGGGGGGGGGTACTAGTTGAGATTCAAAGCATCAACGTACGCATCAATGTGCATATCAATGTGCATATTGTAGAGATTTGGCAACCTTTTTCTCTCTCCTTCCCATGATCTTAAATTTATTTGTGTTTGGCTTATGATATTTTGTACAGTAAAACGGTATTACGGATttataaaataaaatataaacttttcgtttctttttttttcttagcTCATACATATTAATAAATATCACATATATATAACCATGGATATATACtttattattttcaatcaaccCCATTTCCTTATTCTGAATCACACTATTTGACTATTTGGCTATTTGGCTATTTGGCTATTTGACTATTTGACTATTTGACTATtattttaaacttttcttTCGTACATATATAAAAGCTTCAAGGTTATACCCCCCAAATCATCCAGATTATTGGCACAATGGACGACCAACCAATGTTTATTGATCCTACCAAAGAACCAGTACGTTACTTGGAGCCAAAAactgaagttgatttcGCATCAGAAATTGATGTGGAGAAAATATCGGAAACTGAGTATCGTGGTAAATTACCATTAAGAAAACCTTTAGCCAGTCGTCATGGTGTTTATGGTGGGGCATTGTGTGCTCAGGCAATCTTGGTTGCCATGAGATCAGTACCTTCTGATTTCAAACCCCATGCAATCCATTCATATTTCACAAAAGGTGTCAATGAAGATTCGGTGATTGAATGGAAAGTACAAAAATTATCCAATGGTAAAACATATGCCAATCGAATTGTGCTTGGGTGTCAAGATAATCGGGTTGTCTTTAGTGCCAATATTTCATTAACAAATAAAAATGTCACTAAACCAAGAGATGATGGATTAGTTCCCTTTAgttatcaaaacaatgCACCACCAGAGCTATTAAATTATGACATTAGTAAATTAAAAGGAATAGCTAATCCAAACTTACACATTACCCTTCGAGAAACACCCAAATCTAAAGTAGATGATGTTTACCCTTATGTGATAAAATTTGGTATTCCCGAATGTGAAACCCTTGTACCAGTACCTGAAGAATACAAATATGCACTATTTACTTGGATAACTGACTGGATGTTTTTATCAAGAGCATTTGCTGCTGGTATAGGAATGAGAGTTAAAGctgattttgatgtttCTTTGGATCATACCATATATTTCCATGATGATGATCTTGATGCTACCAAATGGGTAGGAATTAGTATGAGGCCAACTAGATCAGAACATGGAAGAACTTTGATGATCTGTGATTTGTATAATGATAAGGGAAAACAAGTTGCTACTGTGGTCCAAGAACGGTTATTCATTGTTAAACCAACTGCAAATTTATAGATTCCAAAAGAGAGGCAATATATTTATTAGAACTTACATTCTTTCCTCCTATAGACATTTGAATATTAACCAGTATCCATAGACAATCGCCCTGTTCTACTGTGTGGATGTGGGTGTGGGTGTACTGTAttatattttgcaactctTGTGATTGTAATAATCGGCTTGTGAAGTTTTCTGTAGCTCGGTCTTAAACTAcaatctttgttttgttctttttgtGTACAAAAGGAGgagtagtagtagtagtagtagtgaAGCAGGTATTATTTGCATGTGGGGTTTATATCGCACTCTGCATAATAAATATACTGTGGTTAgtggaaaaaaaaaccaGAGATACCttcatttcaaataaaTATCCTCAGTTCTAGACATATAGCTCAACTGTTCAATATAACAAAGTCTATATTACTACTAATACTAGCGATATGAATAGCGAAAACTACGTTAGAGGTGAAACAATCGATGTTCAAGAAGAATTTGGCGTAATAGATAAAGGTAATGACAAATATATTGGTAAAAAGCCATTAATCAAACCACTTCATCTTGCTCCTGGAGCTTATGGCGGGAATCTTGCTGGACAAGCTTTGTTAGTAGCTATGAAGTCAACTGAACCTGAATTCAAACCTCATTCCTTGCATTCATTCTTCGTTAGAGCAGCTACTTCAGAAACCCCAATTGAGTGGCAAGTTGAAAGAATATCTAGTGGTAAAACCTTTTGTAATCGAGCAGTTAAAggttttcaaaatggtaaaattgtttattttgcTAATATTTCATTAACTAAAAAAAACTCATATAATGATAGTTTAGCTAAATGGGAAACTGAGattgccaaatttgaacaacGGGGTAAAGatggtgatgttgaagaggatgatgacgatgatgatgatgttcaAGCTCCACAAAAACCGTTCCGATTCCAAACTCCATTACATGATTGGGTTAAGAAGTATGGTGAGGATAGTTTAATTGTTTCTCCTTGTGAATCAAACATGTTGAGTtattttaaattttgtcCTGATTTTATTCATTTAGACAAATCAACttatgaagaaaatgtCCCCATTGCAGAACGgaagttttcttttttggtAAGATGGGGGATAGACAATGAACAAGGGTATAATCAacctttgaaaaatgttgacgagcaatttcaattcgTTGGTTTGGCCAATCTTTCCGATGCTTTAATTCTCAATGTTTTGGCTAGAGTTTTAAGATTAGGTGATGTTTCAGTTCAAGATAATatgaagaatttttttGGAGTTAGTCTTGATCATGTCTTATATGTACACgataatgattttgatgtgACTAAATGGATGACTTATTCATTTAAAACAATTCGATTTTCTCATGATCGAGTATTGTTTGAGGGTGAATTGTATAATGATAAAGGTATTCATGTTGCTAGTGTTGTTCAAGAAGGCTTGGTCAAACTTTCGGGAGCAGAAAGAGATGCAAAGTTGTAATTTCCCTTTATAGATATTAGAAGTTATAATATTTAGAAATCGTTTTGGTATAgatatatatgtatgtatgtatgtatgtgCGTTGTGGTTTTGTAGGATATAGAattattttgcaattgtttgatgGCGCTCTATTTGGTGTaggcaaaacaaaaactaaaaACCGAAAACAATGTAGGACTTTTCTTCGGCAATTCTCAATCAAATGGCATTCAAATGACCAACAAGACAACTCCAATCGACTTGAACCATTTCAATGAAGTGACGCTAAACAACCTCCTAACTCAATTAAGCAAGATCTactcaacttcaaatcTACTCGTATTAGACCCAGTTCTTTCGCCTTTAATAAATAGCctttcaacttttctgATCATTAAAGAACATGCCCATTGTCAAAACGTCACTTGGttaaatgatgaattggctGAATTACCGTCTTCTGTGTTATCTGAATACTCAAGTTTGATCATGTTACTACCTGAATCAGAGATtaatttgcaaaaattggaaatgagTATACGACATatacaacaagaaaatccTGGTTTAAAATTCAATATAATAGTCAAGGATTTATCCAAGGCATTCTTGTATCAAATTAACAAGATATTTAATGGcatatttgattttgagaaaATATTGGCATTGTCTGAACCATTAAAAGCTGTTAGTATCACGTCAAAAATTAAAGTATTCAATTGGGTTACTGAACCATTATATACCGACGGCATATTAATCACTGAAATTGGCCAATATTCAGGCTTGGATGATTACTTTTCCCGACCAATTAAACtgattaatcaattgactAAAGCTTTGATTGAAGTGTTGTTTATGGGTattaaaaaagaagatgaacaCAAACACCTTTTCAAACTTCGAAATATTTATGGCAAGGGAAACCATTCAGATTTGTTAATCAAGACTCTATTACAAGCTCAAATACCTAATTTTTTAAATGAACATATGACGGCATCTGAAATTGAGTTTTATGAGGATAAATTACAAAGTAATACTGAtttagttgttgttgaacgTAACTTGGATATGATGCCAGTATTATTTAGCCAGTTGACGTATCATGGTATTATTGATGACTTGTTTGacattgaatttggttCCGTagtcaatttgaaacaagatgTTAATAAAAACTTATCCAAAGATGAATTGTATAATCAAGATTTAAAACACCTTAATTTCTCGGCTATTGGATCTAggttgaacaaaatggCCAAGCTAATCCAACAGAAATTTAAAGATTCAGGTAGTAATTCtggaggaggaggaggaggaggagggGGTgattcaaatattgatgatatgaaaaatttagtttcaaatttaggAAGTTTAACATTACAACAAGATTTAATTAAAAAACATACAGTTATTGGAGAAGCAGTACTTTCTAAAATCAATAATGagtatgaaaaatttctaacattacaaaatgatatttttgaaatggattacaaattgcaaatgtCCAATTTAAAATCATTTATTAATGccaattatcaaattgaatttatatGGCCCACTATTCTTTTAATTGGATATATTAACGATGGCATTTCAAGTAAAGATTTAGAGAAAATTTCAACCGATCTACAAGATAATTATGGATTAGTTGCAACTATagctttggaaaaattggttgatttgaaattgattagAGTTTTAGATGAATCTTCAACGGATTTTTTCACCTCACTAGGATTGACAAGCCAAAAGAAGCACCAAAATGTCAACCCTGTTCATGAAGATGATAGCGATGTAGCTATAACTGGAGGTAAAGATGTACTCAAGAGCAACTATACCCTAGTTaacaaattttggaatttaCATCCTTATGAAGACGATGTGATTGAACCAAATGCCATAACAACCCCAAATCAAGATCTGACAAATCttttacaacaatatcCTAATCCATCTTTTACATTACCAGGTAATACAGTTCCCCTAACACTTCGCATCATTGAATCCTTATATTTCCGCGATTTCCTCAAATATAAACCAGTTAATAATATTAAATCACGACCAAATTGGGATAACCTTGGTTTGAATACAATGATTGCGggaaaagttgttgacaTGAATTTAGATGAAgttaatgatgataaaCTGAAATATTTGGTGATTGTATTTATCGGGGGAATTACCAGAAGCGAAGTGACATGTTTAAAGTATTTGCAAGAAAAGTTCAAAGCTAGACAAACACCAAAAGAAATAAttgtaatttcaaatggaatagtcaataacaaaaatCTTTGGCAGTATATCACTGAATAAGAAAAGATATACTCTACACTCCCTACAACCTTTTGTAGCTCacattttctttgataaaTAAACTGTTGTTAAATATGTATACATGTACATATATATCATTCTCATTCAtgcaataaaaaaatagaagCAAAGTAAAGTAACCTAAACTCCAATAAGAATACATAAAATCTCATGAACTTCCATTATAAAAAACCTCTTTCTTCACCCTTTCTTCCATACCATACCATACCATATCATATCATATCATTTGCTAAAGAAGAAAGGACCTCTCGCTTAAGCTACATCTTCAGCttccttttgtttctgCAATTGAGCATAATAAGCCTCTCTTTTGGCAACAAGAGGAGTGTGCTCAGTGTACCAGTATAAAGTGGCCAAAGTAAAACCAGCAGCAAAACCAATGGTGATGTCAGTTATgatttttctcttcaaagTACCTGTAATTGGAGCAATAGCCattattattgttttcGTTGTCGCTGTACGTAGTAGTAGTGGTGGTagtagtggtggtggtggtgggAAATATATGTATAGACTACGATAATTGATGTTGTCTGGTGTGTTCTTcagatatatatatatttttttttttcgttttCGTTTTGTCGTTCTTCTGTCTGGTGAAAGTTTGGTGGTGCTAACTACTGATTGGATTGGATGCTACCATTTTTGTGTATGAGATGTTTAGAATTAGTTGGGTTTGTATATAATGAGgtgattttttttctctctctctcttgTTAGTGTTAGTGTTGTTGCAGCTGTTGCAGTTGCttgttatttttcaaaactgtTGTAACTTCATTGGATGgaaattattcaaattggtggtgtttACACGACCTTCCATGCcatcaaataaaacaacaatcaatttttcttttcgCCAAACATACAAACAGCTGATACTTCATATCTACCTCTAGTCAACTACACAGCTCTGACGCTCCCAACCACACATACACATTCgcatacacacacacacaatGTTTACCAGATCAATCTTACAAAGAGTCACCAAGACTCCAGCTCAACAATTGACTTCATCGATTATCCCTAAAAgatcttttcaaatctcgGCTAAATTGATGAGTGATATGAATAATATTTATGGGCATCCAGAAGAGGGtgtttattcaaatttgcCATTCAAGATTAAGAACAGAAAATTTATTCCATTTGCAGTTTGGTATTGGGGTGTTATGGGGTtcttttttgcttttcCGTTTTTGACTTCAACTTGGCAAATTTATAAATCTGGTGGTTTCAATGCTAAGGATGAATAAGCAAGCTTACTTGGAGGGGTGGGGTTTGATTGGATTGGAGAGTTTAAGAGATGAAAAGAAGTATTGTGATGATATTTATCAGCTGTATTTATTCAAAGTTTGAgtatattttgaaagaatatATGTGAAAATTAGTTGAAGTCTTGTTTCCTCTGTTGGAACATTGTAGTTAATGTAGTTCGTCAGTTGTCTTTTTGCCTCTTTGTATGCCATATAGGCTGGATAAATGTCTACGTTTCTCTCTGACAAAGTATCTTTTTTAATCTTTTATTTCTAGTGATAGCAATTTCGAATCTATCGAATCTATCGAATCTATCGAAAATAATGGTATCAactttatatatatatatatatagcCATGAAACTTTATTCAATTAATGCAGGATCCCACCTAACTCTTTTCCTCACTTTATTTTCCCCCTCTACAGATACAGAGTCCCGAAGAATTGATCTCAAGCCAGTTGGGGGGTGTAGTTTTCCAGCAGGTTGATTCGACAATGATCGCTGAACGGTTGATGCAGTAGTAGCATTGGTGGTAGTAATAGTAGTAGCAGTAGTGGTCAGTGCTGTATTTGCATTGCTTACACTGTCATTGGCCAGTGCTAAAGAAATTGCTAATGGCGCCGTATGCAAATCAGTCCTTTGTCTTTTTAACTTAAACTCACTAAGACTAAGCTTTCTACCAAGTTCGGATTTACTTGGTGGAGGGGGCACATCAGTTTCTGACTTTTGAGCTATGTTTTCGAACAGTTTGAATTCAGCTGGATTTACTTCATCTGTAACTGCCAGTGCCGctgctggtggtggtgccACTGATGCTGTCACTTTATGCGAATTAGAGTCCATAGAATCTAATGGTTGTGAAGGCGACAGCttcaatcttttgcaaGAACTTTCTTCCACCCCCGGTGATGTTCTTAACCTCTTTAACGAGTTAGAAGCTTGTGGTGGACCAACTGGTTGTTCCACGGGCGAATCTTTTGATCTAATAACATGTGCATGTGATGCATTTGGGGGTGTTGGCGGTCTAAACCCAATCTGTGAAGCATCAAAATCTAACGATGAGCCGCCAGGAACTGGATATGAATTCGAGTCCAATGTATGAGGTGGAAGGGGTGGAGTTGGTTGTTCAAGCTTTGCCAGGGATACATCTGAATTTGCGTCTGCAGTATTTTCAGATGACTCTGACACTGACACTTGTGGCGCTGACACTGTGCTAGTTAATGAGGGTTTGTATGCATTGCCTAATAGTTGGTTGGAAGTAAGCCCTTGGTGTTCTTGTGTAGGATCATACAGGATATCATCCAGCTGGAAATGATGCAAATTCGATTCCAAATCAGCCAGTGGTAACAGTTCATTGTGGGAAATATTTTCCTTCTGCAACACTTTTTCAGCAACAGTCTCCTGATCTTCAACTCTTTTGAGGttatcatttgattttggtcCACCAGCTGATTCTGCCATTGATTTCTCTGGCGAGGGAAAAGGCTTAGCTGGCTCATTGAAAACTCTCTCGGAATTCGGTAtatcatcttctttgtctttCAGTAATGGCCTCGTTGGTTCGTTGAAAGCACTCTCtagattttcaaaatcgtCTTCTATGTCTTGCATCCATACGTTTTGTCCAACAGAATCTGATTTCGATCCATCACCATGAGCAGTACCTTTTTTGTCGTCACTGCAACCAGAATTATCCAGAATAAACTTGGTCCTATCAAAATTCTCAACGTCCA is from Candida orthopsilosis Co 90-125, chromosome 1 draft sequence and encodes:
- a CDS encoding Tes1 protein (S. cerevisiae homolog TES1 has acyl-CoA thioesterase activity, has role in fatty acid beta-oxidation and localizes to peroxisome, mitochondrion), whose product is MTTPLEKLRNDVYKDDKVGKIEAKTSVKLISEEGNKMIYEGNYPVEPYKEGARGTYGGDFIAQGLNVAWESIGRPDFQPHSIHSYFVKAGSKDSVLRWEVIKVSDSRNFSNRIALAYQQHTNQLCFTLQCSFTRDNHLDKRQADHQKLVASGAEVKSVPFQFKRNPNPKFFKYKDDIEDLLYFEHTNGNIAHAIPREIFRKTRNFNMNRIGDEELGFYVKFLDDYNLGTDYVRQSFLGLAFASDSLWLATLVKALGLPVTSKDADFFRVSLDHSLYFHDLNFDSSSWLYVDYRFLSMGNNRILAVVNFYTLEGKAICTAVQEAYGFLPGELVEKSRKLHEQYNGENSRQQVAKL
- a CDS encoding Tes1 acyl-CoA thioesterase, which encodes MPEVTAERVLRPLDAKAAFDVVQIDKQTYRGVKPLRKPGKEVRGVYGGNIVAQSILVAMRSAPGYTPNSVHSHFLKAVNENSPLIWKIEDISSGKSFATRKILAYQDDVAVFTAIISLTTKNSTSKTGHKDNTKMEYSVPPGKTLSTQSLKGEPSAYASLPLFVYQKFYEEQKDKDTYAFQLRWGIKDDPNFHQELQNVTPEFKYVGLTVLTDWVGVELLVPHVGIETPPKFETSIDHNIYYHEDDFDIDQWFSYVLRFKWIGNDRALVKADLYTEDNKHVVSIVQERLYVTSSKL
- a CDS encoding Vps33 protein (similar to S. cerevisiae VPS33); translation: MTNKTTPIDLNHFNEVTLNNLLTQLSKIYSTSNLLVLDPVLSPLINSLSTFSIIKEHAHCQNVTWLNDELAELPSSVLSEYSSLIMLLPESEINLQKLEMSIRHIQQENPGLKFNIIVKDLSKAFLYQINKIFNGIFDFEKILALSEPLKAVSITSKIKVFNWVTEPLYTDGILITEIGQYSGLDDYFSRPIKSINQLTKALIEVLFMGIKKEDEHKHLFKLRNIYGKGNHSDLLIKTLLQAQIPNFLNEHMTASEIEFYEDKLQSNTDLVVVERNLDMMPVLFSQLTYHGIIDDLFDIEFGSVVNLKQDVNKNLSKDELYNQDLKHLNFSAIGSRLNKMAKLIQQKFKDSGSNSGGGGGGGGGDSNIDDMKNLVSNLGSLTLQQDLIKKHTVIGEAVLSKINNEYEKFLTLQNDIFEMDYKLQMSNLKSFINANYQIEFIWPTILLIGYINDGISSKDLEKISTDLQDNYGLVATIALEKLVDLKLIRVLDESSTDFFTSLGLTSQKKHQNVNPVHEDDSDVAITGGKDVLKSNYTLVNKFWNLHPYEDDVIEPNAITTPNQDSTNLLQQYPNPSFTLPGNTVPLTLRIIESLYFRDFLKYKPVNNIKSRPNWDNLGLNTMIAGKVVDMNLDEVNDDKSKYLVIVFIGGITRSEVTCLKYLQEKFKARQTPKEIIVISNGIVNNKNLWQYITE
- a CDS encoding Tes15 acyl-CoA thioesterase; this translates as MNSENYVRGETIDVQEEFGVIDKGNDKYIGKKPLIKPLHLAPGAYGGNLAGQALLVAMKSTEPEFKPHSLHSFFVRAATSETPIEWQVERISSGKTFCNRAVKGFQNGKIVYFANISLTKKNSYNDSLAKWETEIAKFEQRGKDGDVEEDDDDDDDVQAPQKPFRFQTPLHDWVKKYGEDSLIVSPCESNMLSYFKFCPDFIHLDKSTYEENVPIAERKFSFLVRWGIDNEQGYNQPLKNVDEQFQFVGLANLSDALILNVLARVLRLGDVSVQDNMKNFFGVSLDHVLYVHDNDFDVTKWMTYSFKTIRFSHDRVLFEGELYNDKGIHVASVVQEGLVKLSGAERDAKL
- a CDS encoding Cox9 subunit VIIa of cytochrome c oxidase, producing the protein MAIAPITGTLKRKIITDITIGFAAGFTLATLYWYTEHTPLVAKREAYYAQLQKQKEAEDVA
- a CDS encoding Cox8 cytochrome c oxidase → MFTRSILQRVTKTPAQQLTSSIIPKRSFQISAKLMSDMNNIYGHPEEGVYSNLPFKIKNRKFIPFAVWYWGVMGFFFAFPFLTSTWQIYKSGGFNAKDE